A single genomic interval of Mycolicibacterium sp. MU0053 harbors:
- a CDS encoding DUF6131 family protein has product MIVLGIILLILGYVLHISILTTIGIILLVIGAVLWILGAVGRPVGGRKYWY; this is encoded by the coding sequence ATGATTGTCCTCGGCATTATTTTGCTCATCCTCGGATACGTCTTACATATCAGCATTCTGACCACCATCGGGATCATCCTGCTGGTGATCGGCGCCGTGCTGTGGATCCTGGGTGCGGTCGGTCGCCCGGTGGGTGGTCGAAAGTATTGGTATTAA
- a CDS encoding TetR/AcrR family transcriptional regulator produces the protein MPVPPAQEQEPAATSHRSRLKSDRRSQLLAAAERQFAERGFLAVRLEDIGAAADVSGPAIYRHFPNKEALLVELLVEISTRLLAGGRAVVAAACDPVAALDGLIDFHLDFTFGEPDLIRIQDRDLIHLPAAATRQVRRSQRQYVEIWVRVLRELDPALDEADARLMAHAAFGLMNSTPYSTKPAGGKPAGLRSRAVLRAMTLAALRGT, from the coding sequence ATGCCGGTGCCCCCAGCACAGGAGCAGGAGCCTGCGGCCACCAGCCACCGCTCCCGGTTGAAGTCCGACCGGCGATCCCAGCTGCTGGCGGCCGCGGAGCGCCAGTTCGCCGAACGTGGATTCCTGGCCGTGCGTCTCGAGGACATCGGCGCGGCCGCCGACGTCAGCGGACCGGCCATCTACCGTCACTTCCCCAACAAAGAAGCGCTGCTGGTGGAACTGCTGGTGGAGATCAGCACCCGCCTGTTGGCCGGCGGACGGGCGGTGGTCGCCGCGGCCTGCGATCCCGTGGCGGCGCTCGACGGGCTCATCGACTTCCACCTGGACTTCACCTTCGGCGAACCCGATTTGATCCGGATCCAGGACCGCGACCTGATTCATCTGCCGGCCGCCGCCACCCGGCAGGTGCGCCGCAGCCAACGGCAATACGTCGAGATCTGGGTTCGAGTGCTGCGTGAGCTGGACCCGGCGCTCGACGAGGCCGATGCCCGGCTGATGGCCCACGCGGCGTTCGGGCTGATGAACTCGACTCCGTACAGCACAAAGCCGGCCGGTGGGAAACCGGCCGGCTTGCGCTCCAGAGCAGTGCTGCGGGCTATGACGCTCGCTGCGCTACGCGGGACTTAA
- a CDS encoding carboxyl transferase domain-containing protein yields MTSATSHRDEHLALVAQLRSKLAAVALGGSQRTRDRHVERGKLLPRDRVDGLLDPGSPLLEIAPLAADGMYDDESPGAGMIAGIGRVSGRDCMIVANDATVKGGTYYPITVKKHLRAQEIALENRLPCLYLVDSGGAFLPRQDEVFPDRDHFGRIFYNQATMSAAGIAQIAAVLGSCTAGGAYVPAMSDEAVIVRNQGTIFLGGPPLVKAATGEVVTAEDLGGGDLHSKVSGVTDHLAHDDRDALRIVRRIVSTLGPVSAPPWEVRPTVAPIADQTELYDVVPTDSRVPYDVREVITRIVDGGQFSEFKAEYGTTLVTGFAHIHGHPVGIVANNGVLFGESALKGAHFIELCDKRLVPLIFLQNISGFMVGRDYEAGGIAKHGAKMVTAVACARVPKLTMVIGGSYGAGNYSMCGRAYSPRFLWMWPNARISVMGGEQAASVLATVSGDMTPDEEEAFKAPITEQYEHQGNPYYSTARLWDDGVIDPADTRTVLGLALSAVGNAPVQPVSYGVFRM; encoded by the coding sequence ATGACATCCGCGACGTCACACCGCGACGAGCACCTTGCATTGGTGGCACAGCTGCGTTCCAAGCTGGCCGCCGTCGCACTGGGTGGTTCCCAGCGCACCCGAGACCGTCATGTCGAGCGCGGCAAACTGCTGCCACGCGACCGCGTCGACGGCCTGCTGGACCCCGGCAGCCCGCTGCTGGAGATCGCGCCGCTGGCCGCCGACGGCATGTACGACGACGAATCGCCGGGCGCCGGGATGATCGCCGGGATCGGCCGGGTCTCGGGCCGGGACTGCATGATCGTGGCCAACGACGCCACGGTCAAGGGCGGCACGTACTACCCGATCACGGTCAAGAAGCACCTGCGGGCCCAAGAGATCGCGTTGGAGAACCGGCTGCCCTGCCTCTATCTCGTCGACTCCGGCGGCGCGTTCCTGCCGCGTCAGGATGAAGTGTTCCCCGACCGGGACCACTTCGGCCGCATCTTCTACAACCAGGCGACCATGAGTGCGGCCGGCATCGCCCAGATCGCCGCGGTGCTCGGCTCGTGCACCGCCGGCGGCGCCTACGTCCCGGCCATGAGCGACGAGGCCGTGATCGTCCGCAACCAGGGCACCATCTTCCTCGGCGGCCCGCCGCTGGTGAAGGCCGCGACCGGTGAGGTGGTGACTGCCGAGGACCTCGGCGGCGGCGACCTGCACTCGAAGGTTTCCGGGGTCACCGACCACCTCGCCCACGACGACCGCGACGCGCTGCGCATCGTGCGCCGAATCGTCTCGACGCTGGGACCGGTGTCGGCGCCACCCTGGGAGGTGCGGCCCACGGTGGCGCCGATCGCCGACCAGACCGAGCTGTACGACGTGGTGCCCACCGACTCCCGCGTGCCGTATGACGTGCGCGAGGTCATCACGCGGATTGTCGACGGCGGACAGTTCAGCGAGTTCAAGGCCGAATACGGCACCACGCTGGTCACCGGCTTCGCCCACATCCATGGCCATCCGGTCGGGATCGTCGCCAACAACGGCGTGCTGTTCGGCGAATCAGCGCTCAAGGGAGCACATTTCATCGAACTGTGCGACAAGCGCCTGGTACCGCTGATATTCCTGCAGAACATCTCCGGCTTCATGGTGGGCCGGGATTACGAAGCCGGCGGCATTGCCAAACACGGCGCCAAGATGGTGACCGCGGTGGCGTGCGCCCGGGTGCCCAAGCTCACCATGGTCATCGGGGGCTCCTACGGGGCCGGCAACTACTCGATGTGCGGCCGGGCCTATTCGCCGCGCTTCCTGTGGATGTGGCCCAACGCCCGGATCTCGGTGATGGGTGGGGAACAGGCCGCCTCGGTGCTGGCCACGGTAAGCGGCGACATGACCCCGGATGAGGAGGAGGCGTTCAAGGCGCCCATCACCGAGCAGTACGAGCATCAGGGCAATCCCTACTATTCGACCGCCCGACTCTGGGACGACGGGGTCATCGACCCCGCCGACACCAGAACCGTTCTAGGCTTGGCCCTTTCAGCCGTCGGTAACGCACCGGTCCAGCCGGTGTCCTACGGCGTATTCCGGATGTGA
- a CDS encoding acetyl/propionyl/methylcrotonyl-CoA carboxylase subunit alpha, translating to MSFDTVLIANRGEIAVRVIRTLKRMGIRTVAVFSEADAGARHVAEADTAVLIGPAPARQSYLDIEAVIAAAVRTGAQAVHPGYGFLSENSEFAAALDRAGLVFIGPPAAAISTMGDKITAKATVSRFDVPVVPGIARPGLADADLIGAAEDIGYPVLVKPSAGGGGKGMRLVHAPAELPEALVSARRESAAAFGDDTLFLERFVLRPRHIEVQVLADAHGNVLHLGERECSLQRRHQKVIEEAPSPLLDAKTRARIGAAACDTARSVDYRGAGTVEFIVSADKPDEFFFMEMNTRLQVEHPVTEMVTGWDLVEWQVRIAAGEPLPAAQDDIQLHGHAIEARIYAEDAARGFLPTGGPVLGLSEPVSEGVRVDSGLRVGTVVGSDYDPMLAKVIAHGPDRAAALAGLDRALTATAVLGVVTNIDFLRFLLADPEVQAGTLDTGLLDRRVGDYHAPAPDDQTLIAAGAYRWLQRWAAADDDLWSVPSGWRMGGPAPTVLRLQSGERTDHVAITGTPAAATATVEHGERHSLTATLDGDQLILVIDGLRTTYRIAETDHQIWLAGGGGVTVVQEVREAPVRPDDEHSGDAELISPMPGAVVAVNAASGDTVTAGTVVVAVEAMKMEHSLTAPVDGVVEVLVAVGDQVKVGQPLARISATEKEATDD from the coding sequence ATGTCCTTTGACACCGTTCTGATTGCCAACCGCGGCGAGATCGCCGTGCGCGTCATCCGCACCCTAAAGCGGATGGGTATCCGCACCGTCGCGGTCTTCAGCGAGGCCGACGCCGGCGCGCGGCACGTCGCCGAAGCCGACACCGCGGTGCTGATCGGTCCGGCCCCGGCCCGCCAGAGCTACCTCGACATCGAGGCCGTCATCGCAGCCGCGGTACGCACCGGAGCCCAGGCCGTCCACCCCGGTTACGGATTCCTGTCCGAGAACTCCGAATTCGCAGCCGCGCTCGACCGGGCCGGCCTGGTGTTCATCGGCCCGCCCGCCGCAGCGATCTCCACCATGGGCGACAAGATCACCGCCAAGGCAACCGTGTCACGGTTCGACGTGCCGGTGGTCCCCGGCATCGCCCGCCCGGGCCTGGCCGACGCCGACCTGATCGGCGCCGCCGAGGACATCGGCTACCCCGTCCTGGTCAAGCCGTCGGCCGGCGGCGGTGGCAAGGGCATGCGGCTGGTACACGCACCCGCCGAACTGCCCGAGGCGCTGGTGAGCGCGCGCCGCGAATCCGCGGCCGCCTTCGGCGATGACACCCTGTTCCTGGAGCGGTTCGTGCTGCGCCCCAGGCATATCGAGGTTCAGGTGCTCGCCGACGCCCACGGCAACGTGCTGCACCTCGGCGAGCGCGAATGCAGCCTGCAGCGCCGGCACCAGAAGGTGATCGAGGAGGCGCCGTCACCGCTGCTCGACGCCAAGACCCGGGCCCGCATCGGCGCCGCGGCGTGCGACACCGCCCGCAGCGTCGATTACCGGGGTGCGGGTACCGTCGAGTTCATCGTTTCGGCGGACAAACCCGACGAGTTCTTCTTCATGGAAATGAACACCCGACTGCAGGTGGAACATCCGGTGACCGAAATGGTCACCGGCTGGGACCTGGTGGAATGGCAGGTCCGCATCGCCGCGGGGGAACCGCTGCCGGCAGCCCAGGACGACATCCAGCTGCACGGGCATGCGATCGAGGCGCGGATCTACGCCGAGGATGCCGCCCGCGGCTTCCTGCCGACCGGCGGTCCGGTGCTGGGCCTGTCCGAGCCGGTGTCCGAGGGCGTGCGGGTGGACTCCGGTCTGCGGGTGGGCACCGTGGTCGGCAGTGACTACGACCCGATGCTGGCGAAGGTGATCGCGCACGGCCCCGACCGGGCGGCGGCCCTGGCCGGTCTGGATCGGGCACTGACCGCCACGGCGGTGCTCGGGGTCGTCACCAACATCGACTTCCTGCGCTTCCTGTTGGCCGATCCCGAGGTCCAGGCCGGCACGCTCGACACCGGCCTGCTGGATCGCCGCGTCGGTGACTACCACGCCCCGGCCCCCGACGATCAGACACTCATCGCCGCCGGCGCCTACCGCTGGCTGCAGCGCTGGGCCGCCGCCGACGACGACCTGTGGAGCGTGCCCTCGGGCTGGCGGATGGGGGGCCCGGCGCCCACTGTGTTGCGGCTGCAATCCGGGGAGCGCACCGACCACGTCGCGATCACCGGCACCCCCGCGGCCGCCACGGCCACCGTGGAGCACGGCGAAAGGCATTCCCTGACGGCCACCCTCGACGGGGACCAGCTGATCCTGGTGATCGATGGGCTGCGCACCACGTACCGGATCGCCGAAACCGATCATCAGATCTGGCTGGCCGGCGGCGGCGGCGTGACGGTGGTCCAGGAGGTCCGGGAGGCTCCCGTACGTCCCGATGACGAGCACAGCGGCGACGCGGAGCTGATCAGCCCGATGCCCGGTGCGGTCGTCGCGGTCAACGCCGCCAGCGGCGACACCGTCACCGCCGGCACCGTGGTGGTCGCGGTCGAGGCCATGAAGATGGAGCACTCGTTGACCGCGCCGGTCGACGGTGTCGTGGAAGTACTTGTTGCCGTAGGCGATCAGGTCAAGGTGGGTCAGCCCCTGGCCCGAATCTCCGCTACCGAGAAAGAAGCAACCGATGACTGA
- a CDS encoding acyl-CoA dehydrogenase family protein, whose product MTDYLSTGNLPGDYADLAKTVRDFAQNVVAPVSAKHDEEHSFPYEVVAGMAEMGLFGLPFPEEYGGMGGDYFALCLALEELGKVDQSVAITLEAGVSLGAMPVYRFGNEEQKQAWLPKLTSGKALGAFGLTEAGGGSDAGATKTTAKLDDGHWVINGSKQFITNSGTDITELVTVTAVTGGTPDKPEISSILVPVPTAGFTAEPAYNKVGWNASDTHPLSFDDVRVPQENLLGERGRGYANFLRILDEGRIAIAALSVGAAQGCVDESVKYAKERSAFGQPISKYQAIEFKLARMEARAHAARTAYYDAAALLLAGKPFKKEAAVAKMVASEAAMDNARDATQIHGGYGFMNEYSVARHYRDSKILEIGEGTTEVQLMVIARQMGI is encoded by the coding sequence ATGACTGACTATCTGTCCACCGGAAACCTGCCCGGCGACTACGCCGACCTGGCCAAGACGGTGCGCGACTTCGCGCAGAACGTTGTCGCACCGGTGTCGGCCAAACACGATGAGGAGCACAGCTTCCCGTACGAGGTGGTGGCCGGCATGGCCGAGATGGGCCTGTTCGGCCTGCCGTTTCCGGAGGAGTACGGCGGCATGGGCGGCGACTACTTCGCGCTGTGTCTGGCGCTGGAGGAACTCGGCAAGGTCGACCAGAGCGTGGCCATCACGCTGGAGGCCGGGGTGTCCCTCGGCGCGATGCCGGTGTACCGGTTCGGCAACGAAGAGCAGAAGCAGGCCTGGCTGCCGAAGCTGACCAGCGGCAAGGCGCTGGGCGCGTTCGGGCTGACCGAGGCCGGCGGCGGCAGCGACGCCGGGGCCACCAAGACCACCGCGAAGTTGGACGACGGCCACTGGGTGATCAACGGCTCCAAGCAGTTCATCACCAACTCCGGCACCGACATCACCGAGCTGGTCACCGTCACCGCGGTCACCGGCGGAACGCCGGACAAGCCCGAGATCAGCTCGATCCTGGTGCCGGTGCCCACCGCCGGCTTCACCGCCGAACCGGCCTACAACAAGGTCGGCTGGAATGCCTCCGACACCCACCCGTTGAGCTTCGACGACGTCCGGGTTCCGCAGGAGAATCTGCTCGGTGAGCGGGGCCGCGGCTACGCCAACTTCCTGCGCATCCTCGACGAGGGCCGGATCGCGATCGCGGCGCTGTCGGTCGGGGCTGCGCAAGGGTGTGTGGACGAGAGTGTGAAGTACGCCAAGGAGCGGTCGGCCTTCGGTCAGCCGATCAGCAAATATCAGGCCATCGAATTCAAGCTGGCCCGGATGGAAGCGCGCGCCCACGCGGCCCGCACCGCCTACTACGACGCGGCGGCGTTGCTGCTCGCCGGTAAGCCGTTCAAGAAGGAGGCCGCGGTGGCCAAGATGGTGGCCAGCGAGGCGGCGATGGACAACGCCCGCGACGCCACGCAGATTCACGGCGGCTACGGTTTCATGAACGAGTACTCGGTCGCGCGTCACTATCGCGACAGCAAGATCCTGGAAATCGGCGAGGGGACAACGGAAGTGCAGCTGATGGTCATCGCTCGACAGATGGGGATCTGA
- a CDS encoding MaoC family dehydratase yields the protein MSEETSEKVVHQRGLWFEEFEIGVRYVHAPGRTITEADNVLFTTLTMNTQALHLDAAFSDALPPFNQRLVNSMFTLSTLVGLSVTQLTQGTIVGNLGFSDIAFPKPLFHGDTLYAETVVTDKRESKSRPGEGIVTFAHTARNQHGDIVATASRKTMVRMKPQED from the coding sequence ATGTCGGAGGAGACCTCGGAGAAGGTCGTCCACCAGCGTGGCCTGTGGTTCGAGGAGTTCGAGATCGGTGTGCGCTACGTGCACGCACCGGGCCGGACCATCACCGAGGCCGACAACGTGCTGTTCACCACGCTGACGATGAACACCCAGGCGCTGCATCTGGACGCGGCGTTCTCCGATGCGCTGCCGCCGTTCAACCAGCGCCTGGTGAATTCGATGTTCACGCTGTCCACGCTGGTGGGCCTGTCGGTCACCCAGTTGACGCAGGGCACCATCGTCGGCAACCTCGGATTCTCCGACATCGCCTTCCCCAAACCGCTGTTCCACGGCGACACCCTGTATGCCGAGACCGTCGTCACCGACAAACGCGAGTCCAAGAGCCGCCCCGGTGAGGGCATCGTGACCTTCGCGCACACCGCGCGCAACCAGCATGGCGACATCGTGGCCACCGCATCGCGGAAAACGATGGTGCGCATGAAGCCACAGGAGGATTAG
- a CDS encoding HpcH/HpaI aldolase/citrate lyase family protein translates to MSLDNAGPAWLFCPADRPERFEKAAAAADIVILDLEDGAGDKAAARDALLSTPLDPSRTVIRINAGDSPEQKLDLEALARTEYTCVMLPKCESAQQVSALAPLEVVLIVETPLGALKVDETAAVANTVGVMWGAEDLFGFLGGTANRFPDDSYRDVAEYVRSRSLLAAKAYGKLALDSVYIDIKNLDGLRVEVEDSVAVGFDIKVAIHPSQIAVIREGYAPSAEQVEWARHVLAAAEEQRGAFAFEGIMVDAPVLRRAERIVQLAP, encoded by the coding sequence GTGTCACTCGACAACGCCGGACCGGCCTGGTTGTTCTGCCCGGCGGACCGGCCCGAGCGGTTTGAAAAGGCCGCCGCCGCAGCCGATATCGTCATCCTCGACCTCGAGGACGGCGCCGGCGACAAGGCGGCGGCGCGGGACGCGTTGCTCAGCACGCCGCTGGATCCCAGCCGAACCGTGATCCGGATCAACGCCGGTGATTCGCCCGAGCAGAAACTCGATCTCGAGGCGCTGGCCCGCACCGAGTACACCTGCGTCATGTTGCCGAAATGCGAGTCCGCGCAGCAGGTCAGCGCGTTGGCGCCGCTGGAGGTGGTGCTGATCGTGGAGACCCCGCTCGGTGCGCTGAAGGTCGACGAGACGGCCGCTGTCGCCAACACCGTCGGGGTGATGTGGGGCGCCGAGGATCTGTTCGGCTTCCTGGGCGGAACGGCGAACCGGTTCCCCGACGATTCCTACCGCGATGTCGCCGAGTACGTGCGGTCGCGGTCGCTGCTGGCCGCCAAGGCGTACGGGAAGCTGGCGCTGGACTCGGTGTACATCGATATCAAGAACCTCGACGGCCTCCGGGTCGAGGTCGAGGACTCCGTTGCGGTGGGCTTCGACATCAAGGTTGCCATCCATCCCAGCCAGATTGCGGTCATCCGGGAGGGTTACGCGCCGTCCGCCGAACAGGTCGAATGGGCGCGACACGTTCTGGCCGCCGCCGAAGAACAGCGCGGTGCTTTCGCTTTCGAGGGCATAATGGTGGATGCGCCAGTGCTAAGGCGAGCCGAGCGAATCGTGCAGCTCGCGCCCTGA
- the pdhA gene encoding pyruvate dehydrogenase (acetyl-transferring) E1 component subunit alpha produces MAGSAHAPVPPGTVEVEPVQLVAPDGAPTSERRFSRDLPPETLSWLYEMMVVTRELDIEFVNLQRQGELALYASCRGQEAAQVGAAACLRKSDWLFPQYRELGAFLVRAITPAQMSAVWRGSWHGGLGFTAKQCAPISIPIGTQQLHAVGAAMAAQRLGEDSVTVAFLGDGATSTGDVHEALNLASVFAAPCVFYVQNNQWAISVPVGRQLNAPTIAHRALAYGMPGIRVDGNDVLACYAVMAEAARRARDGGGPTLIEAVTYRMGPHTTSDDPTRYRDDAELQGWAQRDPITRYRNYLAHVGLWNERLERRVDARARRLRTELREATVDAPDLDITEMFDTVYAEITPALAQQREQLRTELAREA; encoded by the coding sequence ATGGCTGGGTCTGCTCACGCACCGGTGCCGCCCGGCACCGTCGAGGTCGAACCGGTGCAGCTCGTCGCACCAGATGGCGCGCCCACTTCCGAGCGGCGCTTCAGCCGCGATCTTCCGCCGGAGACGTTGTCCTGGCTCTACGAGATGATGGTGGTCACCCGCGAACTCGACATCGAGTTCGTGAATCTGCAACGGCAGGGTGAGCTCGCGTTGTACGCCTCGTGCCGGGGCCAGGAGGCGGCGCAGGTCGGCGCGGCGGCCTGTCTGCGCAAGAGCGACTGGCTGTTTCCGCAATACCGCGAGCTGGGTGCATTCTTGGTCCGGGCCATCACACCCGCGCAGATGAGCGCCGTGTGGCGCGGCAGTTGGCACGGCGGACTCGGTTTCACCGCCAAACAGTGTGCACCCATCTCCATCCCGATCGGCACGCAGCAACTGCACGCCGTCGGTGCCGCGATGGCCGCCCAGCGGTTGGGGGAGGATTCGGTGACGGTGGCCTTCCTCGGCGACGGGGCCACCAGTACCGGCGATGTGCACGAGGCCCTCAACCTGGCGTCGGTGTTCGCCGCGCCGTGCGTGTTCTACGTGCAGAACAACCAGTGGGCCATCTCGGTGCCGGTCGGCCGCCAGTTGAACGCGCCCACCATCGCCCACCGCGCGCTGGCGTACGGCATGCCCGGCATTCGCGTCGACGGCAACGATGTGCTGGCCTGCTACGCGGTGATGGCCGAAGCCGCGCGCCGCGCGCGCGACGGTGGCGGACCGACCCTGATCGAAGCCGTCACCTACCGCATGGGCCCGCACACCACCTCCGACGATCCGACGCGCTACCGCGACGATGCCGAACTGCAGGGGTGGGCGCAGCGCGACCCGATCACGCGGTACCGCAACTATTTGGCGCACGTCGGGTTGTGGAACGAGCGGCTCGAGCGGCGGGTCGACGCCCGCGCCCGGCGGCTGCGCACCGAACTGCGGGAGGCGACCGTGGACGCCCCCGACCTCGACATCACCGAGATGTTCGACACGGTCTACGCCGAGATCACTCCGGCGCTGGCGCAGCAGCGTGAGCAGCTGCGCACCGAATTGGCAAGGGAGGCATGA
- a CDS encoding alpha-ketoacid dehydrogenase subunit beta, with product MTQIFERPPAAGDEVPAPREPLLRAMPTEGEVPMVTAINRALHDAMANDDRVLVFGEDVARLGGVFRVTEGLAETFGESRCFDTPLAESAIVGVAIGMAIRGFVPVPEIQFDGFSYPAFDQIVSHLAKYRMRTHGDVDMAVTIRIPSFGGIGAVEHHSESTETYWAHTAGLKVVVPSTPSDAYWLLRHAIASPDPVIYLEPKRRYWTRGALDTATPGAPIGQAAIRRPGTDVTVVTYGPLVDTADNAATLAAEQYGWSLEIVDLRSLNPLDFDTVAASVGKTGRCVIMHEGPRTLGFGAELAARVSEELFYDLEAPVLRATGFDTPYPPARLERLWLPGPDRLLDCVEKAMGMP from the coding sequence ATGACCCAGATCTTCGAACGTCCCCCAGCGGCCGGTGACGAGGTACCGGCGCCGCGCGAACCGTTGTTGCGCGCCATGCCCACCGAAGGCGAGGTGCCGATGGTGACCGCCATCAACCGGGCGTTGCACGACGCGATGGCCAACGACGACCGGGTGCTGGTGTTCGGCGAGGACGTCGCCCGGCTCGGCGGAGTGTTCCGGGTGACCGAGGGACTGGCCGAAACCTTCGGGGAGTCACGGTGTTTCGACACCCCGCTGGCCGAGTCCGCGATCGTCGGGGTGGCGATCGGAATGGCGATCCGCGGGTTCGTTCCGGTACCCGAGATCCAGTTCGACGGCTTCAGCTATCCCGCCTTCGACCAGATCGTCAGCCATCTGGCGAAGTATCGGATGCGCACCCACGGCGATGTCGACATGGCCGTGACGATTCGGATCCCGTCCTTCGGTGGTATCGGTGCCGTCGAACATCATTCCGAGTCGACCGAGACGTACTGGGCGCACACGGCCGGACTCAAGGTGGTCGTGCCGTCGACGCCGTCGGACGCCTACTGGCTGCTGCGGCACGCGATCGCCAGTCCCGACCCGGTCATCTATCTGGAACCCAAGCGGCGGTACTGGACTCGTGGCGCGCTGGACACCGCGACGCCGGGGGCTCCCATCGGGCAGGCGGCGATCCGACGGCCGGGTACCGATGTCACGGTCGTCACGTATGGGCCGCTGGTCGACACCGCGGACAACGCCGCGACGCTGGCGGCCGAGCAGTACGGGTGGAGCCTCGAGATCGTCGATCTGCGTTCGTTGAACCCGCTGGACTTCGACACTGTGGCGGCCTCGGTGGGCAAGACCGGCCGATGCGTGATCATGCACGAAGGCCCGCGCACCCTAGGTTTCGGTGCCGAGTTGGCGGCCCGGGTGAGCGAGGAGCTGTTCTACGACCTGGAGGCTCCGGTGCTGCGCGCCACCGGCTTTGACACCCCGTATCCGCCGGCCCGGCTCGAGCGGCTGTGGCTGCCCGGGCCGGACCGATTGTTGGACTGTGTCGAGAAGGCGATGGGCATGCCGTGA
- a CDS encoding dihydrolipoamide acetyltransferase family protein encodes MSEFLVPDLGEGLEDATVIEWHVAVGDEVELNQTLCTLETAKAQVEIPSPYAGRVTELGGAQGDVLAVGALLVRIHTEAPAPGPAPEPTRNPVLVGYGADTGFDTSRRHDGRPRAKPAVRKLAAELGVDLSGLAPGDDGVISREAVLAAAGNAPEGEATQVRGVQAEMAKRMTLSRSQIPDAHGSVDVDCTRLLELSDRLALTPFVVTLRLLVLALTHHRVFNSTWVDGPDGPRLHTHGGVHLGIGVAAPRGLLVPVLRDAQRMTTRELAEAVRQRVESARAGTLKPGELQGSTFTVSNFGALGLDQAVPVINYPEAAILGIGSIKPRAVVVDGAVAARSTTTLTCAFDHRIADGAQLGAFLGELRELLEAPETALLDL; translated from the coding sequence GTGAGTGAGTTCCTGGTACCGGACCTCGGCGAGGGCCTGGAAGACGCGACGGTGATCGAATGGCACGTCGCCGTCGGCGACGAGGTCGAACTCAACCAGACGCTGTGCACGCTGGAAACCGCCAAGGCCCAGGTGGAGATTCCCAGCCCGTACGCGGGCCGGGTCACCGAACTCGGCGGCGCGCAGGGCGACGTGCTCGCGGTGGGAGCGCTGCTGGTGCGGATTCACACCGAGGCGCCCGCCCCGGGGCCCGCACCAGAACCGACGCGAAACCCGGTCCTGGTGGGCTACGGCGCCGACACCGGCTTCGACACCAGTCGGCGTCACGACGGCAGGCCCCGCGCGAAACCTGCGGTCCGGAAGCTGGCCGCCGAACTGGGCGTCGACCTGTCCGGGTTGGCGCCCGGCGACGACGGCGTGATCTCGCGGGAGGCGGTGCTGGCCGCAGCCGGTAATGCCCCCGAGGGTGAGGCCACCCAGGTGCGCGGCGTCCAGGCCGAGATGGCCAAACGGATGACACTGTCGCGCAGTCAGATTCCGGACGCCCACGGCAGCGTGGACGTCGATTGCACGCGGCTGCTGGAGCTCAGTGACCGGTTGGCGCTGACGCCGTTCGTCGTGACGTTACGGCTGCTGGTGTTGGCGTTGACACACCATCGGGTGTTCAACTCCACCTGGGTCGACGGACCCGACGGGCCGCGGTTGCACACGCACGGCGGGGTGCACCTGGGCATCGGGGTGGCCGCACCGCGCGGGCTGTTGGTGCCGGTGCTGCGTGACGCGCAGCGGATGACCACCCGGGAGCTGGCCGAGGCGGTCCGTCAGCGCGTCGAGAGCGCCCGCGCCGGCACCCTCAAACCCGGTGAGCTGCAAGGATCCACCTTCACCGTGTCGAACTTCGGTGCGCTGGGGCTGGATCAGGCGGTGCCGGTGATCAACTACCCGGAGGCCGCGATCCTGGGCATCGGTTCGATCAAGCCGCGCGCGGTGGTCGTCGACGGTGCGGTGGCGGCCCGCTCGACCACGACCCTGACGTGCGCGTTCGACCACCGCATCGCCGACGGCGCCCAGCTGGGCGCGTTTCTCGGTGAGCTGCGGGAGTTGCTCGAGGCGCCCGAGACCGCGCTGCTGGACCTGTAG